A single window of Bacteroidota bacterium DNA harbors:
- a CDS encoding T9SS type A sorting domain-containing protein, with protein MRKIITLALLLIYQFSWSQTQFWSDTFEDVGAPSSGARTPSQSFSCGSPSTSYFFRTDVAGIATQSGTYNSFQGSKFWACEDIDAGPSCVNTSISPAQNVTWSGINISGRTGLSFRGLLAANGSLGGTWESIVFGANQDYLVVEYQIDGGGFVKGLAFYANAASGSTTTLNQDNNNDLIGDGTALGYGFQEFIFNIPTTGTTLDLRVSFLSNGSASEEIAVDNFRLFEAPACSNPVITTQPSNTSVCANGNTSFSVAATGATSYQWQVNCGSGFTNVTNGGVYSGATTATLTITGATAGMNGCIYRVLAQQSPCSTTSSNATLTVSNPSLTPLSQINISCNGGTNGAAQVNPAGGGVSPYSYNWTPGNPVGDGTTSVSGLTAGSWTCTVTDNIGCTATQTFNITQPSAIVVTPASQTNISCFGGSNGAASINTPTGGAGGFTYNWTPGNPTGDGTVSVSGLTAGTWTCTVTDANSCTATRTFNITQPTALVVTPASQTNISCNGGNNGAASINTPTGGAGGYTYNWTPGNPTGDGTVSVTGLTAGSWTCTVTDANSCTATQTFNITQPTALVVTPASQTNISCFGGNNGAASINTPTGGAGGYTYNWTPGNPTGDGTVSVTGLTAGSWTCTVTDANSCTATQTVNITQPTALVVTAASQTNVACFGGNTGAAAINTPTGGAGGYSYNWTPGNPTGDGTVSVTGLTAGSWTCTVTDANSCTASQTFNITQPTAIVVTAASQTNISCNGGNNGAASINTPTGGAGGYTYNWTPGNPTGDGTVSVTGLTAGSWTCTVTDANACTATQTFNITQPTALVVTAASQTNISCNGGNNGAASINTPTGGAGGYTYNWTPGNPTGDGTVSVTGLTAGSWTCTVTDANACTATQTFNITQPTAITASISSTPTSCTANTGTATVSGVSGGAGGYTYSWAPSGGTNATATGLGTGNYTCTITDANACVITRTVNVTTVSGPSLTALSQTNVACFGGNTGAAAVNAATGGTGPYTYNWTPGNPTGDGTTSVTGLTAGSWTCTVTDANGCTAAQTFNITSPTAIVVTAASQTNISCNGGNNGAASINTPTGGAGGYSYNWTPGNPTGDGTVSVTGLTAGSWTCTVTDANACTATQTFNITQPTALVVTAASQTNISCNGGNNGAAAINTPTGGAGGYTYNWTPGNPTGDGTVSVTGLTAGSWTCTVTDANACTATQTFNITQPTAIVLNAASQTNISCFGGNNGAASVTAATGGAGGYTYNWTPGNPTGDGTVSVTGLTAGTWTCTVTDANGCTATRTFNITQPGAIVVTAASQTNISCNGGSNGAASINTPTGGAGGYTYNWTPGNPTGDGTTAVTGLTAGSWTCTVTDANGCTATQTFNITQPTVIVLNAASQTNISCFGGNNGAASVSAATGGVGGYTYNWTPGNPTGDGTVAVTGLTAGTWTCTVTDANGCTATRTFNITQPPALVVTPASQTNISCNGGNNGAASVNTPTGGAGGYTYNWTPGNPTGDGTTSVTGLTAGSWTCTVTDANGCTATQTFNITQPTAVVGTATATPSVICQGSSSTLNGSGSGGSSPYNYNWQPGNLTGPSPVVTPATTTTYTLTITDASGCTGTRTVLVTVNPRPVVTLSGNSSFCAGGSTLLSGSTGGTSQWYRNGVIIPGATSNTYTATLAGVYNLMKTNLNGCSDSAAVGITVTINALPVVTSVSSTSPLCNGGTNGSATVTATGTATLTYSWSPSGGNLPTASGIGAGTYTCTITDGNGCTFAQTVTVTQPPQLVTSIVSTTTPLCNGDSTATALVAATGGSGSYTYSWSSGGNAATESGLPAGSYVCTVTDSNGCVSTATATITQPAALSTSISSQTNVSCFGLSDGAATVSATGGTGTLTFIWQPNGDSTNAVTGLSAGTYVVTVTDANGCSTQQTVTITQPPALGLSVSSNPAVLCAGDTAVLSATVASTTIAPVINWMPVMQSGSSISVAPSVTSSYTVTVTDSAGCSDSVLFTLTVAPQPVFTLGADTSYCSSSAPVTLSGPAGAWMYSWQDSTTTQNYAVSSTGTYVLTVTDSSGSCSSIDSVSIIINASPVISFNDTVACATSLTLCGPAGNYLYTWSTGSTTQCIVYAAQSDTLALTVLDPVNGCSTTDTVAVTLFTPPVVSFSVPQFICVDDAPITLLATPAGGSFSGPGVSGTTFDPAAASAGMAGINYFYTDTNGCSATVTDSILVDPCMNVSGIDNSLTIQAYPNPASEILVVETTGNGQMEVVNELGQVVFRQQITSTRTQLDVSRFNSGLYLIRYQTCTGETANIRFMVNH; from the coding sequence ATGAGAAAGATTATTACACTTGCACTCCTGCTGATTTATCAGTTCAGCTGGTCGCAGACCCAGTTCTGGTCAGACACTTTCGAAGATGTAGGTGCGCCCAGTTCAGGAGCACGCACTCCCTCACAAAGCTTTTCGTGCGGATCGCCTTCAACAAGTTACTTTTTCAGAACTGATGTAGCCGGTATTGCTACACAATCGGGCACTTACAACAGCTTTCAGGGCTCCAAATTCTGGGCCTGCGAAGATATTGATGCCGGTCCCAGCTGCGTAAATACGTCTATCAGCCCGGCTCAGAATGTAACCTGGTCGGGGATAAATATTTCTGGCAGAACGGGTCTATCCTTCAGAGGTTTACTCGCGGCGAACGGTTCTCTTGGTGGCACCTGGGAATCAATTGTTTTTGGAGCCAATCAGGATTATTTGGTTGTAGAGTATCAGATTGACGGCGGGGGATTTGTAAAGGGACTTGCCTTTTATGCCAATGCGGCTTCCGGCAGTACAACCACGCTTAATCAGGACAACAATAATGACCTTATAGGTGATGGAACGGCGCTGGGATATGGATTTCAGGAATTTATTTTTAACATTCCCACCACGGGCACTACGCTTGATCTTCGTGTTAGTTTTTTGAGCAATGGTTCTGCGTCAGAAGAAATTGCGGTTGATAATTTCCGCCTTTTTGAAGCACCGGCCTGTTCAAATCCGGTAATCACCACTCAGCCTTCCAATACATCAGTATGTGCCAATGGCAATACCAGCTTTAGCGTAGCTGCTACCGGTGCTACATCTTATCAGTGGCAGGTAAATTGCGGCAGCGGCTTTACCAACGTAACCAATGGTGGTGTGTATAGCGGAGCCACTACGGCTACACTTACCATTACAGGTGCCACAGCCGGAATGAACGGTTGTATTTATCGTGTACTTGCGCAGCAAAGTCCTTGCAGCACTACCTCTTCAAATGCAACCTTAACCGTTTCCAATCCATCGCTTACGCCTTTATCACAGATTAATATTTCCTGCAACGGCGGTACCAACGGTGCTGCACAGGTTAACCCTGCAGGCGGAGGTGTAAGCCCTTACTCTTACAACTGGACACCCGGAAACCCGGTTGGCGACGGTACCACCTCAGTCAGCGGTCTAACCGCCGGCTCGTGGACTTGCACAGTTACAGACAATATTGGCTGCACGGCCACACAAACGTTTAACATTACCCAGCCTTCGGCAATTGTAGTTACACCGGCTTCGCAAACCAATATTTCGTGCTTTGGCGGAAGCAATGGCGCGGCATCCATTAACACACCCACAGGTGGTGCAGGAGGGTTCACCTACAACTGGACACCCGGCAATCCGACGGGCGATGGTACTGTGTCGGTAAGCGGACTTACAGCCGGCACGTGGACCTGTACCGTAACTGATGCCAACAGTTGTACAGCCACCCGCACATTCAACATTACACAGCCCACAGCACTTGTGGTGACGCCGGCTTCGCAAACCAATATTTCTTGTAACGGCGGAAACAACGGTGCGGCTTCTATTAACACACCCACGGGCGGCGCTGGAGGATACACCTACAACTGGACACCCGGAAACCCAACCGGCGACGGAACTGTATCTGTTACAGGCCTCACCGCAGGTTCATGGACCTGCACCGTAACTGATGCAAACTCATGCACGGCCACACAAACATTCAACATCACACAGCCCACAGCGCTTGTGGTGACGCCGGCTTCGCAAACCAATATTTCGTGCTTTGGCGGAAACAATGGCGCGGCTTCTATTAACACACCCACAGGCGGCGCGGGCGGATACACCTACAACTGGACACCCGGCAACCCCACCGGCGACGGAACAGTTTCTGTAACCGGACTCACCGCAGGTTCATGGACCTGCACAGTGACCGATGCAAACAGTTGCACGGCTACACAAACAGTCAACATTACACAGCCCACCGCGCTTGTGGTTACTGCGGCTTCGCAAACCAACGTGGCCTGCTTTGGCGGCAACACCGGCGCGGCAGCGATTAATACACCCACCGGCGGTGCAGGTGGATATTCCTACAACTGGACGCCGGGCAACCCCACCGGAGACGGTACGGTATCTGTAACCGGACTCACCGCAGGTTCATGGACCTGCACCGTGACCGATGCAAACAGTTGCACCGCCTCACAAACATTCAACATCACACAACCCACAGCCATTGTGGTTACTGCGGCTTCACAAACCAATATTTCCTGCAACGGCGGAAATAATGGTGCAGCTTCTATTAACACACCCACCGGCGGTGCCGGCGGATACACCTACAACTGGACGCCCGGCAATCCTACCGGCGACGGCACAGTATCAGTAACCGGCCTCACTGCGGGTTCATGGACCTGCACGGTGACCGATGCCAATGCCTGTACAGCCACTCAGACATTCAACATCACACAGCCCACCGCGCTTGTGGTTACGGCGGCTTCGCAAACCAATATTTCGTGCAACGGCGGCAATAATGGTGCAGCTTCTATTAACACACCCACGGGAGGTGCCGGTGGCTACACGTACAACTGGACACCCGGCAACCCCACCGGCGACGGTACGGTATCTGTAACCGGCCTCACCGCAGGTTCATGGACCTGCACAGTGACAGATGCAAACGCTTGCACCGCCACACAAACATTCAACATTACCCAACCCACTGCGATTACGGCCAGCATTTCATCTACCCCCACTTCCTGCACGGCCAATACCGGCACAGCAACAGTATCGGGCGTGAGCGGCGGTGCGGGCGGTTATACCTACAGCTGGGCACCCAGTGGCGGCACAAACGCTACTGCTACCGGCCTGGGTACTGGCAACTATACCTGCACGATTACCGATGCAAATGCCTGCGTAATTACACGCACGGTTAACGTGACCACCGTTTCAGGTCCGTCGCTTACTGCGCTTTCGCAAACCAACGTGGCCTGCTTTGGCGGCAATACCGGCGCAGCTGCCGTAAATGCAGCTACCGGCGGAACCGGCCCCTATACCTATAACTGGACGCCCGGCAACCCAACTGGCGACGGCACCACATCGGTAACCGGACTTACAGCCGGTTCATGGACCTGCACGGTTACGGATGCCAACGGTTGTACCGCTGCACAAACATTCAACATTACCAGCCCTACGGCGATTGTGGTTACAGCTGCTTCGCAAACCAATATTTCCTGCAATGGCGGAAATAATGGGGCTGCATCAATCAACACACCCACCGGTGGTGCTGGCGGATATTCTTACAACTGGACGCCGGGCAACCCCACAGGCGACGGTACGGTATCTGTAACCGGACTCACCGCCGGAAGCTGGACCTGCACCGTAACCGACGCTAATGCCTGCACAGCCACACAAACCTTTAACATTACACAGCCTACCGCGCTTGTGGTAACTGCGGCTTCGCAAACCAATATTTCATGCAACGGCGGAAACAATGGTGCGGCAGCAATTAACACGCCCACAGGCGGCGCTGGTGGTTATACCTACAACTGGACGCCCGGCAACCCAACAGGCGACGGTACTGTATCTGTAACCGGACTCACCGCCGGCTCATGGACATGCACCGTAACCGATGCAAACGCGTGTACAGCCACACAAACCTTCAACATCACCCAGCCCACAGCCATTGTACTTAATGCAGCCTCGCAAACCAATATCTCCTGCTTCGGCGGAAATAACGGTGCAGCTTCCGTAACGGCGGCTACAGGCGGAGCTGGTGGTTATACTTATAACTGGACACCGGGCAATCCCACCGGCGACGGCACCGTTTCGGTAACCGGACTCACCGCCGGCACCTGGACCTGCACGGTTACTGATGCTAATGGTTGTACGGCCACCCGCACGTTTAACATTACACAGCCGGGAGCGATTGTAGTAACTGCTGCTTCGCAAACCAACATTTCCTGCAACGGCGGAAGCAACGGTGCAGCATCAATTAACACACCCACCGGTGGTGCTGGCGGATATACCTACAACTGGACGCCGGGCAACCCCACTGGCGACGGAACAACGGCAGTAACCGGTCTCACCGCCGGAAGCTGGACCTGTACAGTTACTGATGCCAACGGCTGTACGGCTACACAAACGTTTAATATTACACAGCCCACAGTCATTGTACTGAATGCAGCCTCGCAAACCAATATTTCGTGCTTTGGCGGAAATAACGGCGCGGCTTCCGTATCTGCTGCAACAGGAGGCGTTGGTGGCTACACCTACAACTGGACACCCGGCAACCCTACAGGCGACGGCACTGTGGCTGTAACCGGCCTAACCGCCGGCACATGGACCTGCACAGTTACCGATGCAAATGGTTGCACGGCTACCCGCACATTTAACATTACGCAGCCCCCGGCACTTGTGGTTACACCAGCTTCGCAAACCAACATTTCCTGCAACGGCGGAAACAACGGTGCAGCATCCGTTAACACACCCACCGGTGGCGCTGGCGGTTATACCTACAACTGGACACCCGGCAATCCCACCGGCGACGGCACCACCTCAGTAACCGGTCTCACAGCCGGAAGCTGGACCTGCACCGTGACCGATGCGAACGGTTGCACGGCTACACAAACATTCAACATCACACAACCTACGGCAGTTGTGGGTACAGCCACAGCCACGCCTTCTGTAATTTGTCAGGGTAGCTCATCAACCCTCAATGGTTCAGGCTCTGGCGGCTCATCGCCCTATAACTACAACTGGCAGCCGGGCAACCTTACCGGGCCTTCACCGGTAGTTACACCTGCTACCACTACTACGTACACGTTAACCATAACCGACGCATCAGGCTGCACAGGCACACGCACGGTGCTGGTTACTGTAAATCCGCGTCCGGTAGTAACGCTTAGCGGTAACAGTTCATTCTGTGCCGGCGGCAGCACGCTGCTTAGCGGTTCAACGGGTGGCACTAGTCAGTGGTACCGTAACGGCGTAATTATTCCGGGTGCTACTTCCAATACTTATACAGCCACCCTTGCAGGAGTATATAACCTGATGAAGACCAACCTGAATGGTTGTTCGGATTCGGCTGCAGTGGGAATTACGGTTACGATAAATGCATTGCCGGTAGTTACATCGGTAAGCAGCACTTCACCGTTGTGTAATGGCGGCACCAATGGTTCGGCAACGGTAACTGCCACCGGAACAGCCACGCTAACTTACAGCTGGTCGCCTTCGGGTGGTAACCTGCCTACGGCAAGTGGAATCGGAGCGGGCACATACACCTGCACCATTACCGATGGCAACGGCTGCACATTTGCACAAACAGTAACTGTAACACAGCCTCCGCAACTGGTGACAAGCATTGTATCAACAACCACACCGCTTTGCAACGGCGACAGCACAGCAACTGCTTTAGTTGCAGCCACAGGTGGCTCAGGCAGCTACACATATAGCTGGTCGTCGGGCGGAAATGCCGCCACCGAAAGCGGCTTACCGGCCGGCAGTTATGTGTGCACGGTAACAGATTCAAACGGCTGTGTATCTACTGCAACTGCTACCATTACGCAACCTGCTGCCCTCAGCACAAGTATTAGTTCGCAAACCAATGTATCGTGCTTTGGTCTTAGCGATGGTGCAGCCACTGTTTCAGCCACAGGCGGAACCGGTACACTCACATTCATCTGGCAGCCCAATGGCGACAGCACCAACGCGGTGACGGGCCTTTCGGCTGGTACTTATGTGGTAACTGTAACCGACGCTAACGGTTGCAGCACACAGCAAACAGTAACCATTACCCAACCGCCGGCGCTGGGTCTCAGTGTGAGTTCAAACCCGGCGGTGCTTTGTGCCGGAGATACTGCTGTGCTCTCAGCAACTGTAGCCTCTACAACCATAGCACCGGTTATTAACTGGATGCCGGTCATGCAAAGCGGTTCAAGCATTTCGGTAGCACCTTCGGTAACTTCGTCTTACACTGTAACAGTTACTGACAGTGCAGGCTGCTCAGACTCCGTACTCTTCACACTTACCGTTGCTCCGCAGCCTGTGTTTACACTTGGTGCTGATACAAGCTACTGCTCATCATCAGCTCCGGTAACCCTGAGCGGTCCCGCAGGTGCATGGATGTACAGCTGGCAGGACAGCACCACCACGCAGAATTATGCGGTAAGCAGCACTGGTACTTATGTACTTACGGTTACCGATTCAAGTGGTTCATGCAGCAGCATTGATTCAGTAAGCATTATCATCAATGCTTCGCCGGTAATCAGCTTTAATGACACTGTTGCCTGCGCCACATCGCTTACACTTTGCGGCCCTGCAGGAAACTACCTCTATACCTGGAGCACAGGTTCAACCACACAGTGCATTGTATATGCCGCACAAAGTGATACGCTGGCGCTTACCGTACTTGACCCTGTGAATGGCTGCAGCACAACCGATACGGTAGCTGTTACCCTGTTTACTCCTCCGGTAGTCAGCTTCAGCGTTCCGCAATTTATTTGTGTGGATGATGCTCCGATTACTTTACTTGCCACACCGGCTGGTGGTTCTTTCAGCGGCCCCGGTGTAAGCGGTACTACATTTGATCCGGCTGCTGCATCTGCTGGTATGGCAGGTATCAACTATTTCTATACGGATACAAATGGCTGCTCAGCCACAGTAACTGATTCAATACTGGTGGATCCGTGTATGAATGTGTCGGGAATTGATAATTCGCTTACCATTCAGGCTTATCCCAACCCCGCTTCTGAAATACTAGTTGTGGAAACAACCGGAAACGGACAGATGGAAGTTGTAAATGAACTTGGTCAGGTGGTATTCCGCCAGCAAATTACATCCACAAGAACTCAACTTGATGTAAGCCGGTTCAACTCGGGATTATACCTGATCCGTTATCAAACATGCACAGGGGAAACTGCAAATATCAGATTCATGGTAAACCATTAA
- a CDS encoding methionyl-tRNA formyltransferase, giving the protein MDQKPRIALLCGGRFAYPAIQLLGFEKYLCGVATGKAEKTVVQSLEAGLSPSNIPYINIRSRNEESKLTDWLKELKADAVFSVCFPFRLSSELLSLHPQRFINFHTGPLPAFRGAMPIFEVIRSRETASAISVHLMNEHFDKGDMLFTESVPVLAEDTFGSLAARLSDRCALAALNTAQMLEFSTSLLTSPQDDNEARYYAYPELTDTLIRWDYMCADEIDALVRACNPWNQGADTILMGKPVKILATSYADEAHQAAAGTILEITNTHIKAACIDNQVLYIYILSDETGITTISSRASKLKPGFRFSA; this is encoded by the coding sequence ATGGATCAGAAACCCAGAATAGCACTGCTTTGCGGTGGACGATTTGCATATCCGGCCATTCAGTTGCTTGGCTTTGAAAAATACCTTTGCGGTGTAGCCACCGGCAAGGCAGAAAAGACCGTTGTACAAAGCCTCGAAGCAGGATTATCTCCCTCCAACATTCCGTATATAAACATCCGCTCACGCAACGAAGAAAGCAAACTGACCGACTGGCTTAAGGAACTGAAAGCAGATGCGGTATTTTCTGTTTGTTTCCCATTTCGTCTGAGCAGCGAGTTGCTTTCACTGCATCCTCAGCGCTTTATTAATTTCCACACCGGCCCCTTACCCGCATTCCGCGGAGCAATGCCTATTTTTGAAGTGATCCGCTCACGCGAAACAGCATCGGCTATTTCAGTGCATCTGATGAACGAACATTTCGACAAAGGCGATATGCTCTTCACGGAATCAGTGCCGGTACTGGCTGAAGATACATTCGGCAGCCTGGCCGCACGCTTGTCTGACCGCTGTGCGCTGGCAGCGCTGAATACCGCACAAATGCTCGAATTTTCAACTTCACTCCTCACCTCCCCGCAAGACGATAACGAGGCCAGATACTATGCTTATCCTGAACTGACCGATACACTCATACGCTGGGATTACATGTGTGCCGATGAAATTGATGCCCTTGTAAGAGCATGCAATCCCTGGAATCAGGGCGCCGATACAATTCTTATGGGCAAGCCCGTAAAAATTCTGGCTACTTCATACGCAGACGAAGCACATCAGGCTGCAGCGGGAACCATTCTTGAAATTACGAATACCCATATAAAAGCTGCTTGCATCGACAATCAGGTTTTATACATTTATATACTTTCCGATGAGACAGGGATTACCACTATTTCATCACGCGCTTCAAAATTAAAGCCCGGTTTTCGTTTTTCTGCCTAA
- a CDS encoding ABC transporter substrate-binding protein, whose amino-acid sequence MPTIGILLPRSSYYETMSFDMIEGLRSGLRANGLDDVRVVTENIGFGAEKQQCYRSAEKLLLEENATVVLAYVCQRTAQLLRPLFLAAKRLLIVLDSGANMPLEWPASPNILYHSLNNSAGAYLIAQMALKDGFRKGAMVTGYYDGGYLHTYALVNGFMQGGGEMAFNHVTGYTQQDFTMAPLPGYLSSHPDTCLLSLFSGDFCEWYFRGIREYFPENAPPVYLAPFSLEETMLARAVFPGSSVKGVATWSKQLDNAQNKAFCKAMEDAGREASLFSLLGWEGAALCVIALEAVKVHKNDVAAASEEIKAATFHTPRGLVQFHQATNQSFGPMYEVKLEEDEKGFCRLHITGEVNNVKEALDFLSISDLEQNMSGWYNSYACN is encoded by the coding sequence ATGCCTACAATAGGAATACTATTACCCCGCTCCAGCTATTACGAAACCATGAGTTTCGATATGATTGAAGGACTGCGTTCAGGGCTTCGTGCAAACGGCCTTGATGATGTACGTGTGGTGACTGAAAATATCGGATTCGGTGCCGAAAAACAACAGTGCTACCGAAGTGCCGAAAAGCTCCTTCTCGAAGAAAATGCAACGGTTGTACTCGCCTACGTGTGTCAGCGAACGGCACAACTGCTGCGCCCGTTGTTTCTGGCCGCCAAACGTTTGCTTATCGTACTCGATTCAGGAGCCAACATGCCGCTCGAATGGCCGGCAAGCCCCAATATTCTTTACCATTCTTTAAATAATTCGGCCGGCGCATACCTTATTGCACAAATGGCGCTGAAGGATGGTTTCAGAAAAGGAGCAATGGTAACCGGATATTATGATGGCGGCTATTTGCATACCTATGCGCTGGTAAACGGATTTATGCAGGGCGGCGGTGAAATGGCATTTAATCATGTTACAGGCTATACGCAGCAGGATTTCACAATGGCTCCACTGCCCGGCTATCTTTCCTCACATCCGGATACCTGTTTGCTTTCATTATTCAGCGGCGATTTCTGTGAATGGTATTTTCGCGGAATCAGGGAGTATTTTCCTGAAAACGCCCCGCCGGTATATCTGGCTCCGTTCAGCCTCGAAGAAACAATGCTTGCACGTGCTGTTTTTCCGGGCAGCAGCGTAAAAGGGGTGGCTACCTGGAGCAAGCAGCTTGACAATGCGCAAAACAAGGCTTTTTGCAAAGCCATGGAAGATGCCGGACGCGAAGCCTCGCTCTTCTCACTTCTTGGCTGGGAAGGTGCTGCTCTTTGCGTAATTGCACTTGAAGCAGTTAAAGTGCACAAAAACGATGTGGCTGCTGCATCAGAAGAAATTAAGGCCGCAACATTCCACACACCGCGCGGTCTTGTTCAGTTCCATCAGGCCACTAACCAAAGCTTCGGGCCTATGTATGAAGTGAAACTTGAAGAAGATGAAAAAGGCTTTTGTCGTTTACACATTACCGGTGAGGTAAATAATGTGAAAGAAGCGCTCGATTTTCTTTCAATCAGCGATCTTGAACAAAACATGTCGGGATGGTATAACAGTTATGCCTGCAACTAA
- a CDS encoding phage tail protein yields MSTEPFLGEIKTLGFYFAPRGYMLCAGQTLSIAQYSALYALLGTTYGGDGIQTFKLPDLQGRIPIGQGQGPGLPDYTLGEAAGSPTATMTTANMPAHIHTLSQVSVKIQASTASADEQSPVNNFPATAGASVYSGNGATPNVFTGGAVISGTTDITGSGFPFSIMNPYLVLNYSIAVEGIFPSRN; encoded by the coding sequence ATGTCCACAGAACCATTTCTCGGCGAAATAAAAACCTTAGGGTTTTATTTTGCCCCGCGAGGATATATGCTTTGTGCAGGCCAAACGCTTTCTATTGCACAATATTCAGCTCTTTATGCATTGCTTGGCACTACCTACGGTGGCGACGGCATACAGACTTTTAAACTCCCCGATCTTCAGGGTCGTATACCCATTGGTCAGGGACAGGGTCCGGGCTTGCCGGATTATACATTAGGCGAGGCCGCAGGTTCTCCTACAGCCACAATGACAACGGCCAATATGCCGGCTCACATTCACACACTGTCTCAGGTTAGTGTAAAAATTCAAGCCTCCACAGCTTCGGCTGATGAACAGTCGCCGGTAAACAACTTCCCGGCAACGGCAGGTGCTTCGGTGTATTCCGGAAACGGCGCCACACCGAATGTATTTACAGGAGGTGCGGTAATTTCAGGAACAACAGATATAACCGGAAGCGGTTTCCCGTTTTCGATAATGAATCCTTATCTTGTTCTCAATTATTCAATTGCAGTGGAAGGAATTTTCCCTTCACGCAATTAA
- a CDS encoding phage tail protein codes for MSTEPFIGEIKLFGFNFAPKMYMFCSGQILSIASNSALFALLGTTYGGNGQTTFALPDLRGRMAIGQGTGPGLPSHTIGEVSGTPTVTLLTSNLPAHIHSLHSAQVKLQASSDSADEQAAAGNFPAVAGASIYSGNGPTANTFTGGATIGGTTDISGSNSPISVMNPYLVLNYCIATYGIFPSRN; via the coding sequence ATGTCAACAGAACCTTTTATCGGAGAGATCAAACTTTTCGGCTTCAACTTTGCCCCAAAAATGTACATGTTTTGTTCAGGGCAAATTCTGTCAATAGCCTCAAACTCGGCTTTATTCGCTTTGCTTGGCACCACTTATGGCGGTAATGGTCAAACCACATTTGCACTTCCCGACCTGCGCGGCCGCATGGCTATTGGTCAGGGCACAGGTCCGGGCCTGCCTTCACACACCATTGGTGAAGTTTCGGGTACACCCACAGTAACCCTGCTTACATCCAATCTTCCTGCACACATACACAGTTTGCACAGTGCTCAGGTAAAACTTCAGGCCTCTTCAGACTCTGCCGATGAGCAGGCTGCAGCAGGCAACTTCCCGGCAGTGGCAGGTGCTTCTATTTACAGCGGCAATGGCCCCACCGCCAACACCTTTACCGGTGGCGCTACAATTGGAGGCACCACCGATATTTCGGGTTCCAATTCACCGATATCCGTAATGAACCCGTACCTCGTTCTGAACTACTGCATTGCTACTTACGGAATTTTCCCGAGCCGCAACTAA
- a CDS encoding aspartyl/asparaginyl beta-hydroxylase domain-containing protein: protein MSDSIPQYTTSLQLPLNWNSQFLQADLQKALEAEWGSHYNTKDYSGHWSSIALYSASGKLNDVLALPADKFYPTPLLEQCPYFKQLLDELKFEKEAVRLLCLQAGSMVHPHRDPGLAYRFGFLRLHIPIITTSEVEFEVDGKLLDMQPGTCWYADFDAVHAVRNYSDTHRIHLVVDGRRNAWTDELFARAGYDFAAEQQPEAIDKTTLELMVAELRRQNNPAAEALIAKLTGGQ, encoded by the coding sequence GTGTCAGATTCTATTCCTCAATACACTACTTCATTACAGCTTCCGCTGAACTGGAATTCCCAATTCCTGCAAGCCGATTTACAAAAGGCACTGGAGGCGGAGTGGGGCAGCCATTACAACACCAAAGATTATTCGGGCCACTGGAGCAGTATTGCCCTTTATTCGGCTTCGGGTAAGTTGAATGATGTGCTGGCATTACCTGCCGATAAGTTTTATCCTACGCCGCTGCTTGAGCAATGTCCCTATTTCAAACAATTGCTCGATGAGCTGAAATTTGAAAAGGAGGCTGTGCGTTTACTTTGTCTTCAGGCCGGAAGCATGGTGCATCCGCACCGCGACCCCGGCCTGGCTTACCGGTTTGGCTTTCTCAGGCTGCATATCCCGATCATCACTACAAGCGAAGTGGAATTTGAAGTAGATGGGAAATTACTCGATATGCAGCCCGGCACCTGCTGGTATGCCGATTTTGATGCTGTGCATGCAGTGCGCAATTACAGCGATACACACCGCATTCATCTGGTTGTGGATGGCAGGCGCAATGCATGGACCGACGAGCTTTTTGCGCGTGCAGGCTATGATTTTGCGGCCGAGCAGCAGCCCGAAGCTATAGACAAAACCACGCTTGAGCTGATGGTGGCCGAACTGCGCAGGCAAAACAACCCGGCTGCCGAAGCACTCATTGCAAAACTTACAGGCGGGCAATGA